A single genomic interval of Koleobacter methoxysyntrophicus harbors:
- a CDS encoding DUF7309 domain-containing protein, protein MRNKKPTMSDWQDLYDAAIEFKKEKPWQWLYDADLICVQNPDDKTIGYCSVMGRAGEHYALGVVESSLEVDCPRTT, encoded by the coding sequence ATGCGTAATAAAAAACCCACGATGAGTGACTGGCAAGATTTATATGATGCAGCGATAGAGTTCAAGAAGGAAAAGCCGTGGCAATGGCTTTATGATGCTGACCTTATTTGCGTACAAAATCCGGACGATAAAACAATAGGGTATTGTTCCGTCATGGGCAGAGCTGGAGAACATTACGCTCTTGGTGTTGTGGAATCAAGCCTGGAGGTTGATTGTCCGAGGACAACCTGA
- a CDS encoding transposase, with product MFRENINHLQKSLFESTNWMNPRIKAKLDKSWAPIFYKYVFCKIDEKPFSVLYSDTGRPNFPVNIALSLEYIKHLKNYSDDELIENFYFNYLLNYAVGIRVLGELNLAEKTLYDFRARIYRYLVQHPEQEDLIFASFLNLTKNFIKEAGISTEDQRMDSTMFMSNIKKAGRIALAFDILERAVKSVPENLLTPNLKEVLKPEFKTEVIYKAKPSESESKLEQLLNLCLEIKDIIEKAEETKDPDILRILKRFISEQSVFDEQKNKLKAKDNKDIPSDSLQSAYDEDATYRKKGDKAQSGYTLNIAETCSKENPVQFITDYKVAQNIKSDVELGKDRIPIIKENTDCKHLYMDGGYYSPEVIEKAKENGIELHFTNLNGKRPQKNLSVTQFEINETGIITKCPGGIAPTHAGITKSQTVAHFPLNACDTCKHRKDCYCKRQKKDYVVRINLKAIESSKQRQKVEQNQKENTSMRAAIEGTNSALKRGHELDKLKVRGFVKCNMVVGFKVLAHNFKRFANYMIEQSKKLTPQATGISLPILIQ from the coding sequence ATGTTCAGGGAAAACATTAACCATCTTCAAAAATCACTGTTCGAAAGCACCAACTGGATGAACCCCAGGATAAAGGCCAAACTAGACAAATCATGGGCTCCCATATTCTATAAATACGTATTCTGCAAGATAGACGAAAAGCCATTTTCAGTACTCTACAGCGATACCGGGAGACCGAACTTTCCAGTAAACATAGCCTTATCCCTAGAATACATAAAACACCTAAAGAACTATTCCGATGATGAACTAATCGAAAACTTCTACTTCAACTACTTACTAAACTATGCAGTAGGAATCAGAGTGCTGGGAGAACTAAATCTGGCAGAAAAAACCCTTTATGATTTCAGAGCAAGAATATATCGTTATCTAGTACAGCATCCTGAACAGGAAGACTTAATCTTTGCCTCATTTTTAAACCTTACCAAAAACTTTATCAAAGAAGCTGGTATATCCACAGAAGACCAGCGCATGGACTCTACCATGTTTATGTCAAATATAAAGAAAGCAGGGAGAATAGCATTAGCATTTGATATACTAGAAAGAGCAGTAAAATCAGTACCAGAGAACCTTCTTACACCAAACCTCAAAGAAGTCCTAAAACCCGAATTCAAAACAGAAGTAATCTATAAAGCAAAACCATCGGAAAGTGAAAGCAAACTCGAACAGCTCCTAAATCTGTGCCTTGAAATCAAGGACATCATAGAAAAAGCAGAAGAAACAAAAGACCCTGATATCCTGAGGATACTTAAAAGATTCATATCAGAACAATCCGTATTTGATGAACAAAAAAACAAACTCAAAGCCAAAGACAACAAAGATATACCTTCCGACTCCCTGCAGTCAGCCTATGACGAAGATGCCACATACAGGAAAAAGGGAGACAAAGCCCAGAGCGGATACACACTAAATATTGCGGAAACCTGCTCCAAAGAAAACCCAGTCCAGTTTATTACAGACTACAAGGTAGCTCAAAACATAAAAAGCGATGTAGAACTGGGTAAAGATAGAATACCGATTATCAAAGAAAATACCGACTGCAAACACCTTTATATGGATGGAGGATACTACTCCCCCGAAGTCATAGAAAAAGCCAAAGAAAACGGAATTGAACTTCACTTTACCAACCTTAATGGCAAAAGACCTCAAAAGAACTTATCAGTAACCCAGTTTGAAATAAATGAAACAGGCATAATAACAAAATGCCCTGGAGGTATAGCACCCACCCATGCCGGTATAACCAAAAGCCAAACCGTAGCTCACTTTCCTTTAAATGCATGTGATACATGTAAACACAGAAAAGATTGCTACTGCAAGAGGCAGAAAAAAGATTATGTGGTCCGTATAAATCTAAAAGCCATAGAATCCTCAAAACAACGTCAGAAAGTAGAACAAAATCAAAAAGAAAATACCAGCATGAGGGCAGCCATTGAAGGAACCAATTCAGCATTAAAACGTGGGCATGAGCTTGATAAACTCAAAGTTAGGGGCTTTGTAAAATGTAACATGGTTGTAGGGTTTAAGGTATTGGCTCATAATTTCAAGAGGTTCGCAAATTACATGATAGAGCAATCCAAAAAACTCACACCCCAAGCTACAGGGATAAGTCTGCCTATTTTAATCCAATAA
- a CDS encoding YkgJ family cysteine cluster protein, whose translation MKQDSLEKRILQGLIDYLNDLYPSEIRLVQLLDPKILPQASKKVEEENWLFRSFLKEQDSEEVDETVHYLHEKLFEQIDCVACSNCCKSITPNLENEDIKRISQYLGETEKEFTVKYLLKNQSGSWVFNSSPCKFLTPNGCSIYEVRPKACREYPHTNKPEFISRLIIMIENASVCPVVYEILEKLKSRYTEEFRDYLSFMSDNW comes from the coding sequence ATGAAGCAAGATTCATTAGAAAAAAGAATTTTACAGGGTCTGATTGATTATTTGAATGACTTGTACCCCAGTGAAATACGGTTAGTCCAGTTATTAGATCCAAAAATTTTACCTCAAGCATCCAAAAAAGTGGAAGAAGAAAACTGGCTGTTCAGGAGCTTTTTAAAGGAGCAGGATTCCGAGGAAGTTGATGAAACCGTTCATTATCTGCATGAAAAGTTATTTGAACAAATTGACTGTGTTGCTTGTTCTAACTGTTGCAAAAGCATAACTCCGAACCTGGAAAATGAAGATATAAAAAGAATTTCACAGTATTTGGGTGAGACTGAAAAGGAATTTACAGTTAAATATCTACTAAAAAATCAAAGCGGCAGTTGGGTATTTAATTCCAGCCCGTGCAAATTTTTAACGCCAAATGGCTGCTCTATTTATGAGGTTAGGCCAAAAGCCTGCAGGGAATATCCCCATACAAACAAGCCGGAGTTTATATCGAGGTTAATTATCATGATTGAAAATGCCTCTGTCTGCCCTGTAGTATATGAAATATTGGAAAAGCTGAAAAGCAGGTATACAGAGGAATTTAGAGATTATCTATCTTTTATGTCCGATAACTGGTAA
- a CDS encoding LysR family transcriptional regulator, translating to MNERKLRIFYEVAVKLNMTEAAKKLYMSQPAVSQTIKEIEEEFGVKFFDRIGRKLYLTYEGKVFLNYVRRILNLYDECSKTIKDIKGLKKGKLKIGASTTIGIYILTDLIGKFTKKYKEVDTSITIENTKIITDMVLENKIDFAFVEGPVYSDEIIVENFCNDELVFITPPDHPWSKLKSIDIEKIAEEKIIMREQGSGTREIVENVLNANGVHYKVDFELGNIEAIKKAVEAGLGISCISKRCIKKEVEDGRLAVIRLKGIRIIRILNLIYHKDKYLSNLLNEFINFAKKETVAID from the coding sequence ATGAACGAAAGAAAATTGAGAATATTTTATGAAGTAGCAGTAAAACTTAATATGACAGAAGCGGCAAAAAAACTATATATGAGCCAGCCCGCCGTTAGCCAGACCATAAAAGAAATCGAAGAAGAATTCGGTGTAAAATTTTTTGACAGGATAGGTAGAAAACTTTACCTAACCTATGAAGGAAAAGTATTTTTAAACTACGTAAGGAGAATATTGAATTTGTATGATGAATGCTCAAAAACAATTAAAGACATTAAAGGACTTAAAAAAGGCAAACTTAAAATAGGAGCAAGCACAACTATTGGCATATATATACTTACAGATCTAATAGGAAAGTTCACCAAAAAATATAAAGAAGTAGATACCTCTATTACTATTGAAAATACTAAAATTATCACAGATATGGTTTTAGAAAATAAAATAGATTTTGCTTTTGTAGAAGGTCCAGTTTACTCAGATGAAATAATAGTAGAAAATTTTTGTAATGATGAGCTAGTTTTTATAACCCCTCCTGACCATCCCTGGTCAAAACTCAAAAGTATAGATATAGAAAAAATAGCAGAAGAAAAAATAATAATGAGAGAACAGGGCAGTGGTACAAGAGAAATTGTAGAAAATGTTTTAAATGCCAATGGTGTTCATTATAAAGTAGATTTTGAACTGGGTAATATAGAAGCTATTAAGAAAGCCGTTGAAGCCGGTCTTGGAATTTCATGTATATCCAAAAGATGCATAAAAAAGGAAGTGGAAGACGGAAGACTTGCGGTTATACGATTAAAAGGAATTAGGATAATTAGAATACTTAACCTTATATATCATAAAGATAAGTATTTATCTAATCTTCTTAATGAATTTATTAATTTTGCAAAAAAAGAAACTGTTGCAATCGACTGA
- a CDS encoding YeiH family protein, whose product MNVKKYLNGVLVVGITTISSFFIQEISFIERLNFSSLIIAILLGALIKNTIGINESMKPGIKLCAKKVLRLAIIFLGFKLSISQITKIGPKAIILIFIVCTSTMIFTKYLGKKFKIPEKRSILIGSGISICGASAVAAVNAVTKSDKKDAAFAIGIVTVFGTIFMFIYPIIFKILDMSTSFYTLWTGSSIHEVAQVVAAGFAVSNDAGTYATLVKLTRVLYIIPVTIYLSIKYMKESNSEKFSLKNVSVPWFVFMFLAVVIINSFISIPSNVLTGLIDLDNYLMTAAMAGLGLELSISDMKKVGIKPLYLGTIASLFISILSAVVIKLMGLA is encoded by the coding sequence ATGAATGTTAAAAAGTATTTAAACGGAGTATTGGTTGTAGGAATAACTACAATTTCATCATTTTTTATTCAAGAAATTTCTTTTATAGAGAGGTTAAATTTTAGCTCCCTTATTATCGCCATATTACTTGGTGCATTAATTAAAAATACCATAGGCATTAATGAAAGCATGAAACCTGGGATTAAACTCTGTGCTAAAAAGGTATTAAGACTGGCTATTATATTTTTAGGATTTAAATTGAGCATTTCTCAAATTACCAAAATAGGACCTAAGGCCATTATACTAATATTCATTGTTTGTACTTCTACAATGATTTTCACAAAATACCTGGGTAAAAAATTTAAAATACCTGAAAAACGTTCAATCTTAATAGGAAGTGGAATATCTATATGCGGTGCTTCTGCAGTGGCTGCAGTAAATGCAGTTACAAAGTCCGATAAAAAAGATGCAGCCTTTGCTATAGGCATCGTTACAGTTTTCGGTACTATATTTATGTTCATATATCCTATAATATTTAAAATTTTAGATATGAGTACATCTTTCTATACATTATGGACAGGAAGCTCTATACATGAGGTGGCACAAGTTGTTGCTGCAGGATTTGCCGTATCTAATGACGCTGGAACTTATGCCACTTTAGTAAAGCTAACAAGGGTTTTATATATAATCCCTGTTACAATCTATCTAAGTATAAAATATATGAAAGAAAGTAACAGTGAAAAATTCAGTCTTAAAAATGTATCAGTACCCTGGTTCGTATTTATGTTTTTAGCAGTAGTAATCATTAATTCATTTATTTCTATTCCATCTAATGTATTAACAGGACTAATTGATTTAGATAATTACCTTATGACAGCTGCAATGGCTGGATTGGGTCTTGAACTTAGCATAAGTGATATGAAAAAAGTTGGAATTAAACCTTTATATCTTGGAACAATCGCCTCTCTATTTATATCTATACTAAGTGCAGTAGTTATAAAATTAATGGGTCTAGCATAA
- a CDS encoding NAD(P)/FAD-dependent oxidoreductase: protein MLFSKGRIGNLELKNRFVMLPTVTNLAQDGFVSSREMEYYNRRAKDVSLVIVEASYVNKFGKFFVNQLGIDDDNKIDGLKKLSYLLHKNGAKAGIQLAMHNPKYKPVDFTREEIEGFIEDFANAAVRAKKAGFDLVELHFAHGWFVNQFLSPDTNKRTDEYGGTFEGRAKFALEILRKVKEYVPDITVICRINASDFTSDGFNIQESIKLSKMLEEDGADGLNISAGVGATAEYHISPMGLDDKPLLELIKRIKDNVNIPIIAANKLGYANDWEKILKDNVADFIGIARGLIGDPDCIAKLKEGNSEDIRYCIHCNQACLAYILKGLPVSCLMNPEVGRELEFQVKTDKSLNIAVIGGGPAGMSAAKYLAKKGHKVELFEKEDKLGGQLNVAKIPPHKEEIGRVIEYLERDLRKYNVSIHLNRKMTIEEIKDLPHDRVIIATGSVPANLNVNMDAFYWAIDVLAGKLPQGQDIIVIGGGLTGLETAEFLAQKGKNITILEAKDEVGDGIFPMIRKLIINRLKKLNVNIITKAKINHISDKKLSYNLEGVEKIQEFDDIVVAVGNKPDATFKELIDDDKYLFIGDCKEVASAVEAIREGAELSLKL from the coding sequence ATGTTATTTAGTAAAGGAAGAATAGGGAATCTCGAATTAAAAAACAGATTTGTAATGTTGCCAACAGTAACAAATTTAGCGCAGGATGGATTTGTTAGCAGCAGAGAAATGGAATATTATAACAGAAGGGCAAAAGATGTCTCATTGGTTATTGTAGAAGCAAGTTATGTAAATAAATTTGGTAAGTTCTTCGTAAATCAGCTCGGTATAGATGATGACAACAAGATAGATGGTCTTAAGAAGTTGTCCTATTTACTACATAAAAACGGGGCAAAAGCAGGAATACAGCTTGCTATGCACAATCCAAAATATAAACCTGTCGATTTTACTAGAGAGGAGATAGAAGGATTTATTGAAGATTTTGCAAACGCTGCAGTGAGGGCAAAAAAAGCAGGTTTTGACCTTGTAGAACTTCATTTTGCCCATGGCTGGTTTGTAAATCAATTTTTATCACCTGATACGAATAAAAGAACAGATGAATATGGTGGAACCTTTGAAGGAAGAGCTAAATTTGCCCTTGAAATATTACGGAAAGTTAAAGAATATGTTCCTGACATAACGGTTATTTGTAGGATTAATGCCAGTGATTTTACTTCTGACGGCTTTAATATTCAAGAAAGTATAAAGTTATCAAAAATGCTTGAGGAAGATGGTGCTGATGGGCTTAATATTTCAGCAGGAGTTGGGGCAACAGCAGAATACCATATATCACCTATGGGACTAGATGATAAGCCTTTATTAGAACTTATAAAGAGAATAAAAGATAATGTTAATATACCAATAATAGCTGCAAATAAACTTGGTTATGCTAACGATTGGGAAAAAATACTAAAGGACAATGTAGCTGATTTTATTGGAATTGCAAGAGGTTTAATAGGAGATCCTGATTGCATTGCTAAACTTAAAGAAGGTAACAGTGAAGACATAAGGTATTGTATACATTGCAATCAAGCATGTTTAGCATATATTTTAAAAGGTTTACCAGTTTCATGTTTGATGAACCCTGAAGTTGGCAGAGAATTAGAATTCCAGGTTAAAACTGACAAGTCTTTGAATATAGCTGTAATAGGTGGTGGACCTGCAGGTATGTCTGCAGCTAAATATCTAGCAAAAAAGGGCCATAAGGTTGAATTATTTGAAAAAGAGGATAAACTTGGCGGCCAGTTGAATGTAGCAAAAATACCACCACATAAAGAAGAAATAGGCAGAGTTATAGAATATTTAGAAAGGGATTTGAGGAAATATAATGTTAGTATTCATTTAAACAGGAAAATGACTATTGAAGAAATAAAAGATTTACCCCATGATAGAGTTATAATTGCAACAGGGTCTGTTCCTGCAAATCTTAATGTAAATATGGATGCTTTTTATTGGGCCATTGATGTTTTAGCGGGTAAATTGCCGCAAGGTCAAGATATTATAGTGATTGGTGGCGGTTTAACAGGACTTGAAACAGCGGAATTCCTTGCCCAAAAAGGTAAGAATATAACGATATTGGAAGCAAAAGATGAAGTAGGAGATGGAATATTTCCAATGATAAGAAAATTAATCATAAATAGACTTAAAAAACTTAATGTAAATATAATTACAAAAGCCAAAATAAATCATATATCTGATAAAAAATTGTCATATAATTTAGAGGGAGTTGAAAAGATACAGGAATTTGATGATATCGTTGTAGCTGTGGGGAATAAACCTGATGCTACATTTAAAGAGTTAATAGATGATGATAAATACCTTTTTATTGGTGATTGTAAAGAGGTAGCATCAGCTGTAGAAGCTATAAGAGAGGGTGCAGAACTTTCTTTAAAGCTTTAG
- a CDS encoding FN3 associated domain-containing protein, whose protein sequence is MRYTLDGTDPSATNGKIYSKPIYIDSTKLLKTTAVKNGDTRNIVEFRYNIPKY, encoded by the coding sequence ATAAGATACACATTAGATGGGACAGACCCAAGTGCTACCAATGGAAAGATTTATTCAAAACCTATTTATATTGACAGCACAAAACTTCTCAAAACAACTGCTGTTAAGAATGGTGATACAAGAAATATTGTAGAGTTTAGATATAATATACCCAAATATTAA
- a CDS encoding SHOCT domain-containing protein, whose translation MTGKGQSIEYLLSRHLLKKLLKEVFITEEEFIKIDAENRKTFVGISQALY comes from the coding sequence ATGACGGGAAAAGGCCAGAGTATTGAATACCTTTTAAGCAGGCATCTGTTGAAGAAGCTGCTTAAAGAAGTATTTATTACGGAAGAAGAATTTATCAAGATTGATGCTGAAAACAGAAAAACCTTTGTCGGAATTTCTCAGGCTTTGTATTAA